From the Hevea brasiliensis isolate MT/VB/25A 57/8 chromosome 15, ASM3005281v1, whole genome shotgun sequence genome, one window contains:
- the LOC110667950 gene encoding AT-hook motif nuclear-localized protein 13 isoform X2, which yields MDSREQQPPLPSQIPPHPQQHQQHHQTQPNMLLGGPPSSYSNSTAAGHPAMGMINPNIPPTAAAGFPFNSVGPPRPQSKPPSSDGIFDGSSPPSSTGMRFSMEPAKKKRGRPRKYTPDGNIALGLSPTPISSSPNSLVHADPGGGTPGVASEPPSKRNRGRPPGSGKRQLDALGGVGGVGFTPHVITVKAGEDIASKIMAFSQQGPRTVCILSANGAICNVTLRQPAMSGGTVTYEGRFEIISLSGSFLLSENNGSRNQTGGLSVSLAGSDGRVLGGGVAGMLMAASPVQVIVGSFIADGKKSNSTISKSGPSLAPTTQTLNFGAPLTTSSPPSQGPSSESSDGNGSSPLNRDPGIYSNATQPIHSMNMYQLWAAPNPH from the exons TGTTACTTGGTGGTCCTCCCTCTTCCTACTCCAACAGCACCGCTGCTGGTCATCCCGCTATGGGTATGATCAACCCGAACATCCCTCCCACTGCTGCAGCTGGTTTCCCCTTTAATTCAGTGGGCCCGCCGCGCCCACAGTCCAAGCCGCCTTCTTCCGATGGTATTTTTGATGGATCGTCACCTCCTTCTTCCACAGGGATGAGGTTTAGTATGGAGCCAGCGAAGAAGAAGAGGGGGAGGCCCAGAAAGTACACCCCAGATGGCAACATTGCCTTGGGGTTGTCGCCAACCCCGATTTCATCTTCGCCGAACTCGTTGGTCCATGCTGATCCTGGAGGTGGCACCCCTGGCGTGGCCTCTGAGCCTCCTTCTAAGCGGAATAGAGGGAGACCGCCAGGGTCAGGCAAGAGGCAACTTGATGCAttag GAGGGGTTGGAGGAGTTGGATTTACACCTCATGTGATTACAGTGAAAGCAGGGGAG GACATAGCATCAAAGATTATGGCTTTCTCACAGCAAGGGCCACGAACAGTTTGTATTCTGTCTGCAAATGGTGCTATTTGTAATGTTACGCTTCGTCAGCCAGCAATGTCTGGTGGTACTGTGACATATGAG GGCCGTTTTGAGATTATTTCTCTATCAGGTTCCTTCTTGCTTTCTGAAAATAATGGTAGTCGCAACCAAACTGGTGGCTTGAGTGTTTCATTAGCAGGTTCAGATGGTAGAGTTTTGGGTGGAGGAGTTGCTGGAATGCTAATGGCAGCATCACCAGTACAG GTCATTGTCGGCAGTTTTATTGCTGATGGGAAAAAATCAAACTCGACGATATCAAAATCTGGGCCTTCATTGGCACCAACAACCCAAACGTTGAATTTTGGTGCGCCATTGACAACATCCAGCCCTCCTTCTCAAGGCCCCTCTAGCGAGTCTTCTGACGGAAATGGTAGTAGTCCTCTTAACCGAGATCCCGGAATCTATAGCAATGCAACTCAACCCATTCATAGTATGAATATGTACCAACTATGGGCTGCCCCAAATCCGCACTGA
- the LOC110667950 gene encoding AT-hook motif nuclear-localized protein 8 isoform X1: protein MDSREQQPPLPSQIPPHPQQHQQHHQTQPNMLLGGPPSSYSNSTAAGHPAMGMINPNIPPTAAAGFPFNSVGPPRPQSKPPSSDGIFDGSSPPSSTGMRFSMEPAKKKRGRPRKYTPDGNIALGLSPTPISSSPNSLVHADPGGGTPGVASEPPSKRNRGRPPGSGKRQLDALGGVGGVGFTPHVITVKAGEDIASKIMAFSQQGPRTVCILSANGAICNVTLRQPAMSGGTVTYEAVVKDQEAEKHVDENCWEEGRFEIISLSGSFLLSENNGSRNQTGGLSVSLAGSDGRVLGGGVAGMLMAASPVQVIVGSFIADGKKSNSTISKSGPSLAPTTQTLNFGAPLTTSSPPSQGPSSESSDGNGSSPLNRDPGIYSNATQPIHSMNMYQLWAAPNPH, encoded by the exons TGTTACTTGGTGGTCCTCCCTCTTCCTACTCCAACAGCACCGCTGCTGGTCATCCCGCTATGGGTATGATCAACCCGAACATCCCTCCCACTGCTGCAGCTGGTTTCCCCTTTAATTCAGTGGGCCCGCCGCGCCCACAGTCCAAGCCGCCTTCTTCCGATGGTATTTTTGATGGATCGTCACCTCCTTCTTCCACAGGGATGAGGTTTAGTATGGAGCCAGCGAAGAAGAAGAGGGGGAGGCCCAGAAAGTACACCCCAGATGGCAACATTGCCTTGGGGTTGTCGCCAACCCCGATTTCATCTTCGCCGAACTCGTTGGTCCATGCTGATCCTGGAGGTGGCACCCCTGGCGTGGCCTCTGAGCCTCCTTCTAAGCGGAATAGAGGGAGACCGCCAGGGTCAGGCAAGAGGCAACTTGATGCAttag GAGGGGTTGGAGGAGTTGGATTTACACCTCATGTGATTACAGTGAAAGCAGGGGAG GACATAGCATCAAAGATTATGGCTTTCTCACAGCAAGGGCCACGAACAGTTTGTATTCTGTCTGCAAATGGTGCTATTTGTAATGTTACGCTTCGTCAGCCAGCAATGTCTGGTGGTACTGTGACATATGAG GCTGTGGTAAAAGATCAGGAGGCAGAAAAGCATGTTGATGAAAATTGCTGGGAAGAG GGCCGTTTTGAGATTATTTCTCTATCAGGTTCCTTCTTGCTTTCTGAAAATAATGGTAGTCGCAACCAAACTGGTGGCTTGAGTGTTTCATTAGCAGGTTCAGATGGTAGAGTTTTGGGTGGAGGAGTTGCTGGAATGCTAATGGCAGCATCACCAGTACAG GTCATTGTCGGCAGTTTTATTGCTGATGGGAAAAAATCAAACTCGACGATATCAAAATCTGGGCCTTCATTGGCACCAACAACCCAAACGTTGAATTTTGGTGCGCCATTGACAACATCCAGCCCTCCTTCTCAAGGCCCCTCTAGCGAGTCTTCTGACGGAAATGGTAGTAGTCCTCTTAACCGAGATCCCGGAATCTATAGCAATGCAACTCAACCCATTCATAGTATGAATATGTACCAACTATGGGCTGCCCCAAATCCGCACTGA